A window from Kovacikia minuta CCNUW1 encodes these proteins:
- a CDS encoding DUF1499 domain-containing protein, translating to MLPQKLLNIIRIKDWTLTVQFLPVFVGGFLLTILCWMSILPPAAALPLPSTPVVGSLLHFSGNRPTNLGAQDGKLAPCPTSPNCVSSQSQDSTHAIAPIPYNSDPGKAFAQLKAAIAALPEAKIITASGSYLYAEFTSSLMGFVDDVEFYLGSGCWGHSGSFSLTAGRIGSGR from the coding sequence ATGCTGCCCCAAAAATTACTCAATATCATCCGCATCAAAGATTGGACGTTGACTGTTCAGTTTCTCCCCGTCTTCGTTGGCGGTTTTCTTCTCACCATCCTTTGCTGGATGAGTATCCTCCCGCCAGCGGCTGCATTGCCGCTGCCTTCCACGCCAGTGGTGGGTTCATTGCTCCACTTTTCGGGGAACCGTCCGACCAACCTGGGAGCACAGGATGGCAAACTGGCACCCTGCCCAACCAGCCCTAACTGTGTGAGCAGCCAAAGCCAGGACTCAACCCATGCGATCGCCCCCATTCCCTACAATTCCGACCCTGGTAAGGCATTCGCTCAGCTAAAAGCAGCGATCGCAGCCCTGCCGGAAGCCAAAATTATCACCGCCTCCGGCTCTTACCTTTACGCCGAGTTCACCAGCTCTTTGATGGGATTTGTTGACGACGTTGAGTTTTATCTGGGATCAGGTTGCTGGGGTCATTCAGGTTCGTTCAGCCTCACGGCTGGGAGAATCGGATCTGGGCGTTAA
- the groES gene encoding co-chaperone GroES: MAAVSLSVKTVQPLSDRVFIKVSAPEDKTTGGIFLPDGAQEKPQIGAIAAIGRGKTNKDGSRQDLDVKIGDQVLYSKYAGTEIKLGGEDYVLLAEKDILAIVA, encoded by the coding sequence ATGGCTGCTGTTTCTTTAAGCGTTAAAACGGTTCAACCCCTGAGCGATCGCGTCTTTATTAAGGTGAGCGCCCCCGAAGACAAAACAACGGGGGGAATTTTTCTACCCGACGGGGCGCAGGAGAAGCCCCAAATTGGAGCGATCGCTGCGATTGGTCGCGGCAAGACCAACAAAGATGGTTCGCGGCAAGATTTGGATGTCAAGATTGGCGATCAAGTTCTTTATTCAAAATACGCGGGTACAGAAATCAAACTGGGTGGCGAGGACTATGTCCTATTAGCTGAAAAAGACATTCTGGCGATCGTTGCCTGA
- the glgX gene encoding glycogen debranching protein GlgX, whose translation MVISTRSNPGTTHILPGQSYPLGATVLEHGVNFCVFSRDCTGIDLLLFDHPNAPQPDRVITLDSKQNKTNHYWHVFVPGIGAGQVYAYRGYGPFEPELGLRCDGEKVLLDPFARAIANWENYSRQAASLPGDNCARALRGVVVDPSAYNWEEDIHPKIPYSRTIIYEMHVPAFTRHPNSGVTPEKRGTYAGLIEKIPYLQELGITAVELMPIHQFDEYDARPGLKNFWGYSTIAFFAPHTGYSSRRNPLAVVDEFRDMVKALHRAGIEVILDVVFNHTAEGSDQGPTLSFRGLSNQDYYMLEDDPAIYRNYSGCGNTFETSAIASHLILECLRYWVSEMHVDGFRFDLASALSRDSSGVPHKYPPLLWAIDSDPVLASTKIIAEAWDAGGLYQVGSFAGDRFAEWNGPYRDDVRRFVKSDGGIVKAVASRIMASPDIYQRPDRNANHSINFITCHDGFTLNDLVSYNEKHNEANGENNQDGANGNYSWNCGFEGWTDDPAIESLRQRQIKNFLTILFTSQGTPMLLMGDEIRRTQLGNNNAYCQDSELSWFDWDRVKQNSGLLRFVKGLISFIQSLQIFQQEHILAINYAPNKPHIVWHGTQLGEPNWNQDSHFLAFTLLHPEAGEHLHIILNAHWEARKFELPPPQKGESWHRIVDTSLPSPEDFCDQTTAPPIRGGFYYAAARSAAVLISKLNVSG comes from the coding sequence ATGGTCATCTCTACCCGCTCCAATCCTGGAACTACCCATATTCTTCCTGGTCAGAGTTATCCGCTGGGGGCAACGGTTCTGGAGCATGGGGTTAACTTCTGCGTGTTTTCCAGGGATTGTACCGGGATTGATTTGCTGTTGTTTGATCACCCCAATGCGCCCCAGCCCGATCGGGTGATCACCCTGGACTCGAAACAGAACAAAACAAATCACTACTGGCATGTGTTTGTGCCAGGAATTGGTGCTGGGCAGGTCTATGCCTACCGGGGCTATGGACCGTTTGAGCCGGAACTGGGGTTGCGGTGTGATGGCGAAAAAGTTTTGCTTGATCCGTTTGCACGGGCGATCGCCAATTGGGAGAACTACAGCCGTCAGGCTGCCAGTTTGCCAGGCGATAACTGTGCCAGGGCGTTAAGAGGGGTGGTCGTAGACCCCAGTGCCTACAATTGGGAAGAGGATATCCATCCCAAAATCCCCTATTCCCGAACAATCATTTATGAAATGCATGTGCCCGCATTCACCCGCCACCCAAATTCGGGGGTGACACCAGAAAAGCGGGGCACCTATGCCGGGTTGATCGAAAAGATTCCCTACCTTCAGGAATTGGGCATTACCGCCGTTGAACTGATGCCCATACACCAGTTTGATGAATATGATGCCCGACCGGGGTTAAAAAATTTCTGGGGTTACAGCACGATCGCCTTCTTCGCACCTCACACGGGTTACAGTTCCCGCCGCAACCCCCTGGCTGTGGTGGATGAGTTTCGGGACATGGTGAAGGCACTGCACCGGGCGGGAATTGAGGTGATCCTGGATGTGGTGTTTAACCATACTGCTGAGGGTAGCGACCAGGGACCGACCCTTTCCTTCCGGGGTTTGAGCAATCAGGACTATTACATGCTGGAGGATGATCCGGCAATTTACCGCAACTACAGCGGGTGCGGCAACACCTTTGAAACCAGCGCGATCGCCAGTCATCTCATCTTGGAATGTTTGCGCTACTGGGTTTCTGAGATGCATGTAGACGGCTTCCGGTTTGACCTGGCATCCGCGCTTTCCCGCGACTCGTCGGGGGTGCCGCACAAATATCCACCCCTGCTGTGGGCGATCGATTCTGACCCCGTCCTTGCCAGTACCAAAATCATTGCCGAAGCCTGGGATGCGGGGGGACTGTATCAGGTGGGATCGTTTGCGGGCGATCGGTTCGCGGAATGGAACGGTCCCTACCGGGATGATGTGCGTCGCTTTGTCAAAAGCGATGGTGGGATCGTCAAAGCAGTGGCATCCCGGATTATGGCAAGCCCCGATATCTACCAACGCCCCGATCGCAATGCCAACCACAGTATTAATTTCATTACCTGCCATGATGGCTTCACCCTGAATGATCTGGTTTCCTACAACGAGAAACACAACGAAGCCAATGGGGAAAATAACCAGGATGGCGCGAATGGAAATTACAGTTGGAACTGTGGCTTTGAGGGCTGGACAGACGATCCAGCGATCGAAAGTCTGCGCCAGCGTCAAATCAAAAATTTTCTGACGATCCTATTTACCTCCCAGGGAACACCAATGCTGTTAATGGGAGATGAGATCAGGCGCACCCAGTTGGGTAATAACAATGCCTATTGCCAGGATAGTGAACTGAGTTGGTTCGACTGGGATCGGGTGAAACAAAACAGCGGTTTGTTGCGCTTTGTCAAAGGATTAATCTCTTTCATCCAATCCCTGCAAATCTTTCAACAGGAACACATCCTGGCGATCAATTACGCTCCCAACAAGCCCCATATTGTGTGGCATGGCACCCAACTGGGAGAACCAAACTGGAATCAGGATTCCCACTTTTTGGCATTTACCCTGCTTCACCCAGAGGCGGGAGAGCATTTGCACATTATCCTGAATGCCCACTGGGAAGCACGCAAGTTTGAACTGCCACCCCCCCAAAAAGGAGAAAGTTGGCACCGGATTGTGGACACATCCTTACCCAGTCCGGAGGACTTTTGTGATCAAACAACCGCGCCTCCGATCAGGGGTGGCTTTTACTATGCCGCAGCACGTTCGGCAGCCGTGTTGATCAGCAAACTGAATGTTTCTGGATGA
- a CDS encoding mechanosensitive ion channel domain-containing protein: protein MSFLELIHRLLSFPLLEAGKEQISLLWILKLLLALIVVATFTSVCKRLLRDYLLVRLRFKQGNREVISTLISYCLGALGFLIVLTVNGLNIMSLAVVLGGLGVGIGFGFQELTRNVVSGLALLLEGKLQVGDYVEFDGLSGYIKEIGVRSTVIQTFDGGDVVVPNSKLVGSEVLNWSYKNYTGKIRLTIGVAYSSEPILVTETLLNSAYMEPAVLYEPPPKVIFKGFGDSSLEFELWVWVSRIDEGISVKSSLNYIIDSNFRQAGIQIPFPQRELWLRNLEERSPMSLIDTAIGTAADMAPIKTPSQPISIRQMLKQVPYFQNISDLHLRHVIEAGYRKLLSNAEILLNEGEAPTAVYVVLSGEIEIVAAGLNERLRTYQAGAFLGEVPILLGMNYIANAQAVGETNVFVIPKAQFEKLLHTCPKLAETFSQEVSKGQEEYIRLRQQLQDLGLLSMTEHHYHFVDWVQTRLEQLFKFSRHEQASGDR, encoded by the coding sequence ATGTCATTTCTGGAATTGATTCATCGGCTATTAAGTTTTCCATTACTTGAGGCGGGTAAAGAACAGATATCCTTGCTGTGGATTCTGAAGCTGCTCCTGGCGCTGATTGTGGTGGCTACTTTTACCAGCGTATGCAAACGCCTGCTGAGGGATTACCTCCTGGTTCGACTCAGGTTTAAGCAGGGGAACCGAGAGGTCATTTCAACCCTGATCAGCTATTGCCTGGGGGCACTGGGATTCCTGATCGTTCTGACCGTCAATGGGCTAAACATTATGTCATTGGCGGTGGTTCTGGGCGGGCTGGGGGTTGGGATTGGGTTTGGGTTTCAGGAGCTGACCAGAAACGTGGTCAGCGGTTTAGCCCTACTTCTGGAAGGCAAACTGCAAGTTGGGGATTACGTCGAATTTGATGGGCTATCGGGATACATCAAAGAGATTGGGGTGCGATCGACCGTTATCCAGACCTTTGACGGTGGGGATGTGGTGGTGCCGAACAGCAAGCTGGTGGGGAGTGAGGTGTTGAACTGGAGCTACAAAAATTACACGGGCAAAATTCGCCTGACGATTGGGGTTGCCTACAGTAGCGAACCCATTTTAGTGACTGAAACCCTACTCAACTCCGCCTATATGGAACCCGCTGTTTTATATGAACCACCGCCGAAAGTGATTTTCAAAGGATTTGGAGATAGTTCGCTGGAGTTTGAACTATGGGTCTGGGTGAGCCGGATCGATGAGGGAATTTCCGTCAAAAGTTCGCTGAACTACATTATCGACTCTAACTTTCGGCAGGCAGGGATTCAGATTCCCTTTCCCCAACGCGAGTTATGGCTGCGAAATTTGGAGGAGCGATCGCCCATGTCGCTCATAGACACTGCGATCGGGACAGCAGCCGACATGGCACCCATCAAAACACCATCCCAACCCATTTCCATCCGGCAGATGCTGAAGCAGGTTCCCTACTTTCAGAACATCTCCGATTTGCACCTGCGCCACGTCATTGAGGCAGGCTACCGCAAACTATTGTCAAATGCAGAAATCCTCTTGAATGAGGGAGAAGCTCCTACAGCTGTCTATGTGGTGCTTTCAGGCGAAATTGAAATTGTCGCTGCTGGGTTAAACGAGCGTTTGAGAACCTATCAAGCAGGCGCATTTTTAGGGGAGGTTCCAATTTTGCTCGGAATGAACTATATCGCAAATGCCCAGGCGGTTGGGGAAACGAATGTCTTTGTGATCCCCAAGGCTCAGTTTGAAAAACTCCTCCACACCTGCCCCAAACTCGCAGAAACCTTTTCTCAGGAGGTATCTAAAGGACAGGAGGAATACATCCGACTGCGTCAACAACTCCAGGATTTAGGTCTGTTGAGTATGACTGAGCATCACTATCATTTTGTGGATTGGGTGCAAACCAGACTGGAACAACTATTCAAATTCTCTAGACACGAGCAGGCGTCGGGCGATCGGTGA
- a CDS encoding oxidoreductase, producing MADQVRVGLIGYGVAGRVFHAPIIQAVPGLKLTQVVERHSETARDRYPWVTVVKDAASLFNDSEIDLVVIATPNPSHFDLAKQALSAGKHVVIDKPFTTTSEQAQQLIDLANRQNRILSVHQNRRWDGDFQTLELLLEAGYLGQLVEYESHYDRFRNVIKPGAWRETAALGSGILFDLGSHLIDQAQVLFGLPESITADIQIQREGGKAADYFEVVLHYRKLKAILKAGMLVRGQIPHFILHGTEGSFVKYGMDPQEDALRQGRSPLEPDWGLEPQTQWGTLNTQMNGSLFDGKIETRRGRYQAYYENVYAAIAQGAPLAVKPEEARNTIRIIELALQSHAEQRTVAYSS from the coding sequence ATGGCAGATCAGGTGAGGGTGGGTTTAATTGGGTATGGTGTTGCGGGGCGAGTGTTTCATGCTCCCATCATCCAGGCGGTTCCTGGCCTCAAGCTGACCCAGGTAGTGGAGCGTCACAGTGAGACTGCCCGCGATCGCTATCCCTGGGTAACAGTGGTGAAAGATGCGGCATCTCTTTTTAACGATTCTGAAATCGATCTGGTTGTAATTGCGACGCCCAACCCCTCCCACTTCGACCTGGCGAAACAGGCGTTGTCTGCCGGGAAGCATGTTGTGATTGATAAACCCTTCACCACAACATCCGAGCAGGCACAACAGTTGATTGACCTGGCAAATCGGCAAAACAGAATCCTGAGTGTGCATCAAAATCGACGGTGGGATGGCGATTTTCAGACCCTGGAACTGTTGCTGGAAGCCGGATATTTAGGGCAATTGGTGGAGTATGAGAGCCACTACGATCGCTTCCGCAACGTCATCAAACCGGGAGCCTGGCGGGAAACGGCAGCGTTGGGGAGTGGCATTTTGTTTGATCTGGGTTCCCATCTGATTGATCAGGCACAGGTTCTGTTTGGTCTACCGGAGTCAATTACCGCAGATATTCAGATTCAACGGGAAGGGGGAAAAGCCGCTGATTACTTCGAGGTGGTTTTGCACTACCGCAAGCTGAAAGCCATTCTGAAAGCAGGCATGCTGGTGAGAGGGCAGATTCCCCATTTCATCTTGCATGGCACCGAGGGATCGTTTGTGAAATATGGCATGGACCCCCAGGAAGATGCCCTGAGACAAGGACGATCGCCCCTGGAGCCAGACTGGGGCCTGGAACCGCAAACCCAATGGGGAACCCTGAATACCCAAATGAATGGGTCACTTTTTGACGGCAAGATAGAAACCAGGCGCGGGCGCTATCAGGCATATTACGAGAATGTGTATGCTGCGATCGCCCAGGGGGCACCTCTGGCAGTCAAACCGGAGGAAGCCAGAAATACAATCCGGATAATTGAACTCGCGTTGCAAAGCCATGCCGAACAACGAACGGTTGCCTATTCCTCATAA
- the petD gene encoding cytochrome b6-f complex subunit IV, with the protein MATIKKPDLSDPQLRAKLAKGMGHNYYGEPAWPNDLLYIFPVVILGTIALCTGLAVLDPAMVGEPANPFATPLEILPEWYLYPAFQILRIVPNKLLGILLQTAIPLGLILVPFIESVNKFQNPFRRPLAMTVFLVGTLVTLWMGIGATFPIDKSLTLGLF; encoded by the coding sequence ATGGCAACGATTAAGAAGCCGGATCTCAGCGATCCTCAATTGCGTGCCAAGCTGGCTAAAGGGATGGGTCACAATTATTATGGTGAACCCGCCTGGCCCAACGATCTCCTCTACATTTTCCCGGTGGTCATCCTTGGCACGATCGCCCTCTGCACGGGGTTAGCGGTTCTCGACCCAGCAATGGTGGGAGAACCGGCGAATCCCTTTGCGACCCCTCTGGAAATTTTGCCAGAGTGGTACCTTTATCCCGCTTTCCAAATTTTGCGGATTGTCCCGAATAAACTCCTGGGGATTTTGCTTCAAACTGCCATTCCCCTCGGTTTGATTCTGGTTCCCTTTATTGAAAGTGTGAACAAGTTCCAAAATCCTTTCCGTCGTCCTCTGGCAATGACCGTTTTTCTGGTCGGTACCCTGGTGACGCTTTGGATGGGCATTGGCGCAACCTTCCCGATCGATAAGTCTTTGACTCTGGGCTTGTTTTAG
- the ctpA gene encoding carboxyl-terminal processing protease CtpA produces the protein MGKQRFWVKRLIGSLLLLVIGLGLLAPPALALTEEQKFVAEVWRIVDRAYVDDTFNHQNWWLIRQKLLKNPMGNREQAYSAVQQMLASLDDPFTRLLQPDQYRSLQTNTSGELTGVGLQIALDPETKKLRVIAPIAGSPAERAGIQPADTILKIDGVVTEGLSLDEAADRMRGPIGSSVRLTIGREGESVTDLEVKRDRIALNPVLADLRLQSRAETDKPAKIGYIRLSQFNANAAAEVAHSIDRLERQGAEAYILDLRNNPGGLLQAGIEIARLWLNEGTIVYTVNRQGVMGSFEATGDALTRDPLVVLVNQGTASASEILAGALKDNGRATILGEKTFGKGLIQSLFDLSDGSGLAVTVARYETPAHHDINKLGITPDVSLTLDPIRIDQIATQADRQYQAAVNLLTADSMVAAGDT, from the coding sequence ATGGGTAAACAACGCTTCTGGGTAAAAAGACTGATTGGCTCGCTATTGCTGCTGGTGATAGGGCTAGGCTTACTGGCTCCACCTGCGTTGGCACTGACTGAAGAACAGAAATTTGTTGCAGAGGTATGGCGCATCGTCGATCGGGCCTATGTGGATGACACCTTTAACCACCAAAACTGGTGGCTGATACGGCAAAAGCTGCTGAAAAACCCGATGGGAAATCGAGAGCAGGCGTATTCAGCCGTTCAGCAAATGCTGGCGAGTCTGGACGATCCGTTTACACGGTTGCTGCAACCAGATCAGTATCGTAGCCTGCAAACCAATACCTCTGGGGAACTAACAGGGGTTGGATTACAGATTGCCCTGGACCCGGAAACCAAAAAGCTGCGGGTCATTGCTCCGATCGCGGGTTCTCCCGCAGAACGGGCGGGGATTCAACCGGCAGACACGATTTTGAAAATCGACGGGGTGGTGACCGAGGGGCTGTCTCTCGATGAGGCAGCCGACCGCATGCGGGGACCAATTGGCAGCTCAGTCAGGTTGACCATTGGGCGGGAAGGGGAATCTGTGACCGATCTGGAGGTCAAGCGCGATCGGATTGCGTTAAACCCTGTGCTTGCCGATCTGCGGCTCCAGTCCAGGGCTGAAACGGACAAACCCGCCAAAATTGGCTATATCCGGCTCAGCCAATTTAACGCCAACGCAGCGGCGGAAGTTGCCCATTCCATCGATCGATTAGAACGGCAGGGAGCCGAAGCCTACATTCTGGATTTGCGTAATAATCCAGGGGGTCTGTTGCAGGCAGGCATTGAAATTGCCCGTCTCTGGCTGAACGAAGGCACGATTGTTTACACAGTGAACCGACAGGGAGTGATGGGAAGCTTTGAAGCGACTGGAGATGCCCTGACCCGTGACCCGCTGGTAGTTTTGGTCAATCAGGGAACTGCCAGTGCCAGCGAAATTCTGGCAGGGGCATTAAAGGATAATGGTCGAGCGACCATCCTGGGAGAAAAAACCTTTGGCAAGGGTCTGATCCAGTCCTTGTTTGACCTGTCCGATGGCTCTGGATTGGCAGTCACCGTTGCCCGTTACGAAACTCCTGCCCACCATGACATTAATAAGCTGGGAATTACTCCAGATGTATCGCTGACCCTGGACCCAATTCGAATTGATCAAATTGCGACTCAGGCAGATCGGCAATATCAGGCAGCCGTGAACCTTTTAACCGCTGACTCGATGGTTGCTGCCGGTGATACCTAA
- a CDS encoding DUF1499 domain-containing protein has protein sequence MGESDLGVNRKRIEAIRTQLEELEAA, from the coding sequence CTGGGAGAATCGGATCTGGGCGTTAACCGCAAACGAATAGAAGCGATTCGAACCCAGTTAGAGGAATTGGAAGCGGCTTAA
- the petB gene encoding cytochrome b6 produces MFTKQVTDSKAYQWFEERLEIQALADDISSKYVPPHVNIFYCLGGITLVCFLIQFATGFAMTFYYKPTVTEAFQSVQYLMTDVNFGWLIRSIHRWSASMMVLMMILHVFRVYLTGGFKKPRELTWVTGVILAVITVSFGVTGYSLPWDQTGYWAVKIVSGVPEAIPIVGPTIVEFMRGGVSVGQATLTRFYSLHTFVMPWLIAVFMLLHFLMIRKQGISGPL; encoded by the coding sequence ATGTTTACCAAGCAGGTAACCGATTCGAAAGCCTACCAGTGGTTTGAGGAACGGCTGGAGATCCAGGCACTTGCCGATGATATTTCCAGTAAGTACGTACCTCCCCACGTCAACATTTTTTATTGTTTGGGCGGGATTACCCTGGTTTGCTTTCTGATCCAGTTTGCAACCGGGTTTGCGATGACCTTCTATTACAAGCCCACTGTTACCGAAGCCTTTCAATCAGTGCAATATCTGATGACTGACGTGAACTTCGGTTGGCTGATCCGCTCAATCCATCGCTGGTCCGCCAGCATGATGGTGTTGATGATGATTCTCCACGTCTTTCGGGTCTATTTAACGGGTGGCTTTAAAAAGCCCCGTGAGTTGACCTGGGTTACGGGTGTCATTCTGGCGGTGATTACGGTCTCCTTTGGTGTGACCGGATACTCCCTTCCCTGGGATCAGACCGGTTACTGGGCAGTCAAGATTGTTTCGGGGGTTCCCGAAGCGATTCCAATTGTTGGTCCTACCATCGTTGAATTTATGCGGGGTGGCGTCAGCGTTGGTCAGGCAACTTTAACCCGCTTCTACAGCCTGCATACGTTTGTTATGCCCTGGTTGATTGCGGTCTTCATGCTGTTGCACTTCTTGATGATCCGTAAGCAGGGAATCTCTGGTCCGTTGTAA
- a CDS encoding HD domain-containing protein, translated as MIPNPERTYHDPLHGAIALNSSDPTESLLIRLIDTPAFQRLRRVKQLGPASLTFHGAESSRFTHSLGVMAIARRAFDRIASLYPQLHTYRPVVLVAALLHDIGHGPFSHVGEDVFGTHHEHWTCRILQEHPSIRDALDAFDPTLIQQIEQVYLKQHPIPLVWQLVSSQLDCDRLDYLMRDSYFTGASYGKIDLDRILMAMRYDPVTQQLVVVRKGMAAIEHYLIVRYFMYAQVYNHPKNIAASWILAQAMVRARELLQIGQLQADDTVSAWLGKVASDSTHSLDDRLSLADYLAADDGVFTYHMQRWQNNPDPILADLCRRFVDRDLFKALDVTHLPAVEQQSLLQKAHYWLANAGFAADYYAGLQVSFSRGYTLYQRGIKFLTPTGLEEISNLSPLVRTLTNPYQRVWLIYPREIEKSILITNADKS; from the coding sequence GTGATACCTAACCCAGAGCGAACCTATCATGACCCCTTGCATGGTGCGATCGCCCTCAACAGCAGCGATCCAACCGAAAGTCTGCTGATTCGCTTGATTGATACCCCTGCCTTTCAACGCCTGCGTCGGGTCAAGCAATTGGGTCCTGCCAGTCTCACCTTTCATGGTGCGGAAAGTTCCCGCTTTACCCATTCCCTCGGTGTCATGGCAATTGCCCGCCGTGCCTTCGATCGAATTGCCAGCCTCTATCCCCAACTTCACACCTACCGTCCAGTGGTTCTGGTTGCGGCACTGCTGCACGATATCGGACACGGGCCGTTTAGCCATGTGGGCGAGGATGTGTTTGGCACCCATCACGAACACTGGACCTGCCGCATTTTGCAGGAACATCCCTCCATTCGGGACGCGTTAGATGCGTTCGACCCGACCCTGATTCAGCAAATTGAACAGGTTTACCTCAAGCAACATCCCATTCCCCTGGTCTGGCAACTGGTTTCCAGCCAACTCGACTGCGATCGCCTCGATTACCTGATGCGGGACAGTTACTTTACGGGAGCCTCCTACGGCAAGATTGACCTGGATCGGATTTTGATGGCAATGCGTTACGATCCGGTAACTCAACAGTTGGTGGTGGTTCGCAAAGGCATGGCGGCGATCGAACATTACTTAATCGTCCGCTACTTCATGTATGCCCAGGTTTACAACCATCCCAAAAATATTGCGGCATCGTGGATTTTGGCACAGGCAATGGTGCGCGCCAGAGAATTGCTCCAGATTGGGCAGTTGCAAGCTGACGATACCGTCTCTGCGTGGTTAGGAAAAGTAGCCTCAGACTCCACCCATTCCTTAGACGATCGTCTGTCACTTGCAGATTACCTGGCAGCAGATGACGGGGTGTTTACCTACCATATGCAGCGCTGGCAGAACAACCCCGACCCAATCCTGGCGGATCTCTGTCGCCGCTTTGTCGATCGCGACCTGTTTAAAGCCCTGGACGTGACCCACTTACCCGCAGTAGAACAGCAGTCGCTACTCCAAAAAGCGCATTACTGGCTGGCAAATGCTGGTTTTGCGGCTGATTACTATGCCGGTCTGCAAGTTTCCTTCAGTCGGGGCTATACCCTCTACCAACGGGGCATCAAATTTTTGACTCCCACAGGTTTAGAAGAGATTAGCAATTTGTCACCCCTCGTGCGGACTCTGACCAACCCTTACCAACGTGTCTGGTTGATCTACCCACGCGAAATTGAAAAATCCATTCTCATTACAAACGCAGATAAGTCATGA
- the purS gene encoding phosphoribosylformylglycinamidine synthase subunit PurS: protein MTRQYQAQIYVTLRQSVLDPAGTAVQSGLKHLGYENIGPIRIGKYIELTLHAESEAVARNQLDRVCDQLLANPVIENYRFDLQEFSRSGVST from the coding sequence GTGACTCGTCAATATCAGGCTCAGATTTACGTTACGCTTCGACAGTCTGTCCTAGACCCGGCTGGGACGGCTGTGCAATCCGGGCTAAAGCACCTGGGTTATGAAAATATTGGACCGATCCGGATTGGTAAGTACATTGAGCTAACACTGCATGCTGAGAGTGAGGCGGTTGCACGTAACCAACTCGATCGGGTCTGTGATCAGTTGTTGGCAAATCCCGTGATTGAGAATTATCGGTTCGACTTGCAAGAATTCAGTAGAAGCGGGGTATCAACTTAA
- a CDS encoding TIGR00725 family protein, with amino-acid sequence MRKPIIGVMGPGDRATSEELRVAYQLGQAIARAGWVLLTGGRNQGVMDAASRGAKSAGGLTVGILPGHDRQGISAAIDIPILTDMGSARNNINVLSSDVVIACGMGAGTASEVALALKANKSVILLHSSGESQAFFQTLAGKQVLVAAEVEAAIALVNQLL; translated from the coding sequence ATGAGAAAACCCATAATTGGAGTGATGGGACCGGGCGATCGAGCAACTTCAGAGGAGTTGCGGGTGGCTTACCAGCTTGGTCAGGCAATTGCCAGAGCAGGGTGGGTGCTGCTGACCGGGGGGCGCAATCAGGGGGTCATGGACGCAGCGAGTCGGGGGGCGAAGAGTGCCGGGGGGTTAACTGTCGGAATTTTGCCAGGGCACGATCGCCAGGGGATTTCGGCGGCGATCGACATCCCCATCCTGACGGACATGGGCAGTGCCCGCAACAATATCAACGTCCTCTCCAGTGATGTGGTGATCGCCTGCGGCATGGGAGCGGGAACCGCGTCCGAAGTTGCGCTGGCACTCAAGGCAAACAAATCCGTGATTCTGCTCCACAGCAGTGGGGAGAGTCAGGCATTTTTTCAAACCCTGGCAGGCAAGCAGGTGCTGGTAGCCGCAGAGGTGGAAGCAGCGATCGCACTGGTCAACCAGCTTTTATGA